In the Drosophila biarmipes strain raj3 chromosome X, RU_DBia_V1.1, whole genome shotgun sequence genome, one interval contains:
- the LOC108033208 gene encoding proteasome activator complex subunit 3: protein MPNDTVVKVQEYKDSLILKAELLITKRFPEKIVQLNELLATPMFNERNFEEVHQDLNIPALPPVLVKNHEDNQSEDGDHPPTKRQRKDIIVSGQPVLALPAGTVPCNKPLCEMITVVKPIIRKLVEDSNLLKMWISFMIPKIEDGNNFGVSIQEDTLAEIQTVESEAAAFFDQISRYFLSRAKVVSKVAKYPHIDDYRRAVVELDEKEYLSLWLVVCEVRNRYSSLHDIVIKNLEKLKKPRSSNTESLY from the exons ATGCCCAATGACACGGTGGTGAAGGTGCAGGAGTACAAGGACTCGCTGATCCTCAAGGCGGAGCTGCTGATCACCAAGCGCTTCCCCGAGAAGATCGTCCAGCTGAACGAGCTCCTGGCCACGCCGATGTTCAATGAGCGCAACTTCGAGGAGGTGCACCAGGACCTGAACATCCCGGCCCTGCCGCCTGTGCTTGTCAAGAACCACGAGGACAACCAGTCCGAGGACGGCGATCATCCGCCCACCAAGCGTCAGCGCAAGGATATCATCGTCTCCGGACAACCCGTCCTGGCACTGCCCGCGGGAACGGTGCCGTGCAACAAGCCGCTCTGCGAGATGATCACGGTGGTCAAGCCCATCATCAGGAAGCTGGTGGAGGATT CCAACCTTCTTAAGATGTGGATCTCCTTTATGATCCCCAAGATCGAGGACGGCAACAACTTCGGCGTGTCCATCCAAGAGGACACGCTGGCCGAGATTCAGACGGTGGAGTCAGAGGCCGCCGCCTTCTTCGACCAGATTTCGCGCTACTTCCTGTCGCGCGCCAAGGTGGTGTCCAAGGTGGCCAAGTATCCGCACATCGATGACTACCGGCGCGCCGTCGTCGAGTTGGACGAGAAGGAGTACCTCAGCCTGTGGCTGGTCGTCTGCGAGGTGCGAAATCGCTACTCCTCGCTGCACGACATAGTGATTAAGAACCTGGAGAAGCTGAAGAAGCCGCGCTCCTCCAACACCGAAAGCCTCTATTAG
- the LOC108033062 gene encoding integrin alpha-PS1 isoform X2 yields MAESPFRSTPPAFPLRRLMVLVLLHLATPIACFNLEQRLPIVKFGHPRSNFGYSVATHTIGEVNGPNKTNCVLVGAPLDQNRQPNTSHSGALWRCPMTQSFSDCEQVITDGRRSFDSEIISPPGNDEIKEDQWMGVTVRSSPLQANGSGGKVVVCAHRYMYIVRENRYGQGLCYLLTNDLQFEEVHEPCKGRPVQRQHEDYGLCQAGTSAALLDDDTMVLGSPGPYTWRGSIWVTQVGGEYLQRDKTTYYNDHSDTTSKVEKYSYLGMSVTGGRFFGQMSYAAGAPRSQGHGQVLIFDKSTNNPIPVHLTLDGEQFGSSFGYELATADVNGDHRPDLIVAAPLYFTKSEGGAVYVYQNDRDTLPLKYTLKLTGALESRFGLALANIGDLNKDNCEDLAVGAPYEGNGVVYIYLGSSQGLNAKPAQKIAASELGGVMPTGQPIRTFGISISGNTDLDDNSYPDVVIGAFNSSAAVILLARPIISIQTNVVRDQLRNMDPNKPGCLADPLSNLTCFTFEACCSIDPYDEKSKELRLSYSVETETFDHLKKFSRVFFDRDNKRSNVLSRNVTVQTDGRMHCQSITGYIKANTRDIQTPVRFRLKYSLVEPPLAASALVRLNPILDQTQAHIDFDGTFQKDCGDDDLCESNLVIRAEPNITQSSGNDYTLILDETELEVRINVSNLADSAYEAQLFIVHQAGVSYVATKKPTNATCNSYNTTLVACSLGNPMLRGTTTFVTIRFQPKGLEPSEKSMLFHIFANTTSKLVGRERPERDLLVHVVRRAKLNFRGWAIPEQSFYSGSIAEASPSSGSAASEVEGHGPMGMDDVGSQVHHMFTIFNEGPSTAPKVQMVIHWPYSLYSDPQSGRQLQYLLYLEQIPTVEVSQGECHVAKEYVNPLNLTSGSRENPAYLSAPAQMRMFPSQSRHPFNKSIIHSQRSYFSSSHREEHAEDSQAPRNRVRRNFLERVTRLERLMYDPESASAAASSGKKQDIVELDCNKGTTNCVRIECDILNMPALSEAQVVVKARLWNSTLVSEYPRVERVRIFSTATAQIPEDYGVEVMEHNNIEVETRAYPELRNQQLDTSIPWLIIILGIVGGLLLLALFTYLLWKCGFFKRIRPTDPTLSGNLEKMNEEKPFLAPAKNSHHVF; encoded by the exons TGTTCTTGTGGGAGCCCCACTGGATCAAAATCGACAGCCGAACACCTCACATTCCGGAGCCCTCTGGCGGTGTCCCATGACGCAAAGTTTCAGTGACTGCGAACAAGTGATCACCGATGGCAGGCGAT CTTTCGATAGCGAGATCATCTCACCGCCCGGTAACGACGAGATCAAGGAGGACCAATGGATGGGCGTTACGGTGCGATCGAGTCCCCTGCAGGCCAACGGATCCGGAGGAAAG GTGGTCGTATGCGCCCATCGCTATATGTACATCGTTCGGGAGAACCGCTATGGCCAGGGTCTCTGCTATTTGCTGACAAACGATCTGCAGTTCGAAGAGGTGCACGAGCCCTGCAAGGGACGACCTGTGCAAAG GCAACACGAGGACTACGGACTGTGCCAGGCGGGCACGTCGGCCGCTCTGCTGGACGATGACACCATGGTGTTGGGCTCCCCCGGTCCCTATACGTGGCGCGGCTCCATCTGGGTGACCCAGGTGGGTGGGGAGTACCTGCAGCGCGACAAGACGACCTACTACAACGATCACTCGGACACCACGTCGAAGGTGGAGAAGTACAGCTACCTGGGCATGTCGGTCACCGGCGGCCGCTTCTTTGGCCAAATGTCGTATGCGGCTGGAGCGCCGCGTTCCCAGGGCCACGGCCAGGTGCTGATCTTCGACAAGTCCACCAATAACCCAATACCAGTTCACCTGACCCTGGATGGTGAGCAGTTCGGTTCGAGCTTCGGCTATGAACTGGCCACCGCCGACGTGAATGGTGACCATCGACCCGACTTGATAGTGGCAGCTCCTCTGTACTTCACCAAATCGGAGGGTGGAGCCGTGTACGTGTACCAGAACGACCGGGATACGCTGCCCCTGAAGTACACCCTCAAGCTGACGGGAGCTCTGGAGAGTCGTTTTGGGCTGGCCCTGGCCAACATCGGGGACCTGAACAAGGACAACTGCGAGGATCTGGCTGTGGGAGCTCCTTACGAGGGCAACGGTGTGGTCTACATATACTTGGGCTCCAGCCAGGGGCTGAATGCCAAGCCAGCCCAGAAGATCGCGGCCTCGGAACTGGGTGGCGTCATGCCCACTGGCCAGCCGATCCGCACCTTTGGCATCTCGATATCCGGCAACACGGACCTGGACGACAACTCCTATCCGGACGTGGTGATCGGGGCGTTCAACTCCTCGGCAGCGGTGATCCTGCTGGCCAGGCCCATCATCAGCATCCAGACGAATGTGGTCCGCGACCAGCTGCGCAACATGGACCCCAATAAGCCGGGCTGCCTCGCCGACCCCCTCAGCAATCTCACCTGCTTCACCTTCGAGGCCTGCTGCAGCATCGACCCGTACGACGAGAAGAGCAAGGAGCTCCGGCTGTCCTACAGTGTCGAGACGGAGACCTTCGATCACCTGAAGAAGTTCTCGCGGGTCTTCTTCGACCGGGACAACAAGCGGAGCAACGTGCTCAGCCGGAATGTGACGGTGCAGACGGACGGCAGGATGCACTGCCAGTCGATCACGGGATACATCAAGGCGAATACCCGGGATATCCAGACTCCGGTCCGCTTCCGACTGAAGTACTCGCTGGTGGAACCGCCACTGGCCGCCTCCGCCTTGGTACGCCTCAACCCGATACTGGACCAGACCCAGGCGCACATCGACTTCGACGGCACCTTCCAGAAGGACTGCGGCGATGACGATCTCTGCGAGAGCAACCTGGTCATACGGGCGGAGCCGAACATCACACAGTCTTCGG GCAACGACTACACCTTGATCCTGGATGAAACAGAACTGGAGGTCCGCATCAATGTGAGCAACCTGGCGGACTCCGCCTACGAGGCTCAGCTGTTCATCGTCCACCAGGCGGGAGTGTCGTATGTGGCCACCAAGAAGCCG ACGAATGCCACCTGCAACAGCTACAACACCACGCTGGTCGCCTGCAGTCTGGGCAACCCCATGCTGCGTGGCACCACCACCTTCGTGACCATTCGCTTCCAGCCGAAGGGACTGGAGCCCAGCGAGAAGTCCATGCTGTTCCACATCTTTGCGAACACCACCTCCAAGCTGGTGGGACGCGAGCGCCCCGAACGGGACCTCCTGGTGCACGTGGTGCGCCGGGCGAAGCTGAACTTCCGCGGTTGGGCCATTCCGGAACAGAGTTTCTACAGTGGATCGATTGCGGAGGCTAGTCCGTCATCAGGTAGCGCCGCCTCCGAGGTCGAGGGTCACGGTCCCATGGGCATGGACGATGTGGGCTCCCAGGTGCATCACATGTTCACCATCTTCAACGAGGGACCCTCGACGGCGCCCAAGGTCCAAATGGTGATCCACTGGCCGTACTCCCTGTACAGTGACCCCCAGAGCGGGCGACAGCTTCAGTACCTGCTGTATCTGGAGCAGATACCCACCGTGGAGGTCAGCCAGGGCGAGTGCCACGTGGCCAAGGAGTATGTGAATCCCCTGAACTTGACCAGTGGCTCGAGGGAGAATCCGGCCTACCTGAGCGCCCCGGCCCAGATGAGGATGTTCCCCTCGCAGTCCCGTCATCCGTTCAACAAGAGCATCATCCACTCGCAGCGGTCCTACTTTTCCAGCAGCCATCGGGAGGAGCATGCGGAGGACTCGCAGGCACCCCGAAACCGAGTGCGTCGCAATTTCCTGGAACGAGTCACCCGCCTGGAGAGGCTGATGTACGATCCCGAGAGCGCCAGTGCGGCGGCATCCAGTGGCAAGAAGCAGGACATCGTGGAGCTGGACTGCAACAAGGGCACGACAAACTGCGTACGCATCGAGTGCGACATCCTGAACATGCCCGCCCTGTCCGAGGCCCAGGTGGTGGTGAAGGCCCGCCTCTGGAACTCCACGCTGGTCAGCGAGTATCCCCGGGTGGAGCGGGTCAGGATATTCTCCACGGCCACGGCCCAAATACCCGAGGACTATGGCGTCGAGGTCATGGAGCACAACAACATAGAG GTGGAGACGCGTGCCTATCCGGAGTTGAGGAACCAGCAGCTCGACACCTCGATACCCTGGCTGATCATCATCCTAGGCATCGTGGGCGGACTGCTGCTCCTGGCGCTGTTCACCTATCTGCTGTGGAAGTGCGGCTTCTTCAAGCGCATCCGACCCACCGATCCGACGCTCAGCGGCAATCTGGAGAAGATGAACGAGGAGAAGCCCTTCCTGGCGCCAGCGAAGAACTCGCATCACGTTTTCTAA
- the LOC108033062 gene encoding integrin alpha-PS1 isoform X1 → MAESPFRSTPPAFPLRRLMVLVLLHLATPIACFNLEQRLPIVKFGHPRSNFGYSVATHTIGEVNGPNKTNCVLVGAPLDQNRQPNTSHSGALWRCPMTQSFSDCEQVITDGRRSNGTYEIQLNKTFDSEIISPPGNDEIKEDQWMGVTVRSSPLQANGSGGKVVVCAHRYMYIVRENRYGQGLCYLLTNDLQFEEVHEPCKGRPVQRQHEDYGLCQAGTSAALLDDDTMVLGSPGPYTWRGSIWVTQVGGEYLQRDKTTYYNDHSDTTSKVEKYSYLGMSVTGGRFFGQMSYAAGAPRSQGHGQVLIFDKSTNNPIPVHLTLDGEQFGSSFGYELATADVNGDHRPDLIVAAPLYFTKSEGGAVYVYQNDRDTLPLKYTLKLTGALESRFGLALANIGDLNKDNCEDLAVGAPYEGNGVVYIYLGSSQGLNAKPAQKIAASELGGVMPTGQPIRTFGISISGNTDLDDNSYPDVVIGAFNSSAAVILLARPIISIQTNVVRDQLRNMDPNKPGCLADPLSNLTCFTFEACCSIDPYDEKSKELRLSYSVETETFDHLKKFSRVFFDRDNKRSNVLSRNVTVQTDGRMHCQSITGYIKANTRDIQTPVRFRLKYSLVEPPLAASALVRLNPILDQTQAHIDFDGTFQKDCGDDDLCESNLVIRAEPNITQSSGNDYTLILDETELEVRINVSNLADSAYEAQLFIVHQAGVSYVATKKPTNATCNSYNTTLVACSLGNPMLRGTTTFVTIRFQPKGLEPSEKSMLFHIFANTTSKLVGRERPERDLLVHVVRRAKLNFRGWAIPEQSFYSGSIAEASPSSGSAASEVEGHGPMGMDDVGSQVHHMFTIFNEGPSTAPKVQMVIHWPYSLYSDPQSGRQLQYLLYLEQIPTVEVSQGECHVAKEYVNPLNLTSGSRENPAYLSAPAQMRMFPSQSRHPFNKSIIHSQRSYFSSSHREEHAEDSQAPRNRVRRNFLERVTRLERLMYDPESASAAASSGKKQDIVELDCNKGTTNCVRIECDILNMPALSEAQVVVKARLWNSTLVSEYPRVERVRIFSTATAQIPEDYGVEVMEHNNIEVETRAYPELRNQQLDTSIPWLIIILGIVGGLLLLALFTYLLWKCGFFKRIRPTDPTLSGNLEKMNEEKPFLAPAKNSHHVF, encoded by the exons TGTTCTTGTGGGAGCCCCACTGGATCAAAATCGACAGCCGAACACCTCACATTCCGGAGCCCTCTGGCGGTGTCCCATGACGCAAAGTTTCAGTGACTGCGAACAAGTGATCACCGATGGCAGGCGAT CGAACGGAACATATGAGATTCAATTGAATAAGA CTTTCGATAGCGAGATCATCTCACCGCCCGGTAACGACGAGATCAAGGAGGACCAATGGATGGGCGTTACGGTGCGATCGAGTCCCCTGCAGGCCAACGGATCCGGAGGAAAG GTGGTCGTATGCGCCCATCGCTATATGTACATCGTTCGGGAGAACCGCTATGGCCAGGGTCTCTGCTATTTGCTGACAAACGATCTGCAGTTCGAAGAGGTGCACGAGCCCTGCAAGGGACGACCTGTGCAAAG GCAACACGAGGACTACGGACTGTGCCAGGCGGGCACGTCGGCCGCTCTGCTGGACGATGACACCATGGTGTTGGGCTCCCCCGGTCCCTATACGTGGCGCGGCTCCATCTGGGTGACCCAGGTGGGTGGGGAGTACCTGCAGCGCGACAAGACGACCTACTACAACGATCACTCGGACACCACGTCGAAGGTGGAGAAGTACAGCTACCTGGGCATGTCGGTCACCGGCGGCCGCTTCTTTGGCCAAATGTCGTATGCGGCTGGAGCGCCGCGTTCCCAGGGCCACGGCCAGGTGCTGATCTTCGACAAGTCCACCAATAACCCAATACCAGTTCACCTGACCCTGGATGGTGAGCAGTTCGGTTCGAGCTTCGGCTATGAACTGGCCACCGCCGACGTGAATGGTGACCATCGACCCGACTTGATAGTGGCAGCTCCTCTGTACTTCACCAAATCGGAGGGTGGAGCCGTGTACGTGTACCAGAACGACCGGGATACGCTGCCCCTGAAGTACACCCTCAAGCTGACGGGAGCTCTGGAGAGTCGTTTTGGGCTGGCCCTGGCCAACATCGGGGACCTGAACAAGGACAACTGCGAGGATCTGGCTGTGGGAGCTCCTTACGAGGGCAACGGTGTGGTCTACATATACTTGGGCTCCAGCCAGGGGCTGAATGCCAAGCCAGCCCAGAAGATCGCGGCCTCGGAACTGGGTGGCGTCATGCCCACTGGCCAGCCGATCCGCACCTTTGGCATCTCGATATCCGGCAACACGGACCTGGACGACAACTCCTATCCGGACGTGGTGATCGGGGCGTTCAACTCCTCGGCAGCGGTGATCCTGCTGGCCAGGCCCATCATCAGCATCCAGACGAATGTGGTCCGCGACCAGCTGCGCAACATGGACCCCAATAAGCCGGGCTGCCTCGCCGACCCCCTCAGCAATCTCACCTGCTTCACCTTCGAGGCCTGCTGCAGCATCGACCCGTACGACGAGAAGAGCAAGGAGCTCCGGCTGTCCTACAGTGTCGAGACGGAGACCTTCGATCACCTGAAGAAGTTCTCGCGGGTCTTCTTCGACCGGGACAACAAGCGGAGCAACGTGCTCAGCCGGAATGTGACGGTGCAGACGGACGGCAGGATGCACTGCCAGTCGATCACGGGATACATCAAGGCGAATACCCGGGATATCCAGACTCCGGTCCGCTTCCGACTGAAGTACTCGCTGGTGGAACCGCCACTGGCCGCCTCCGCCTTGGTACGCCTCAACCCGATACTGGACCAGACCCAGGCGCACATCGACTTCGACGGCACCTTCCAGAAGGACTGCGGCGATGACGATCTCTGCGAGAGCAACCTGGTCATACGGGCGGAGCCGAACATCACACAGTCTTCGG GCAACGACTACACCTTGATCCTGGATGAAACAGAACTGGAGGTCCGCATCAATGTGAGCAACCTGGCGGACTCCGCCTACGAGGCTCAGCTGTTCATCGTCCACCAGGCGGGAGTGTCGTATGTGGCCACCAAGAAGCCG ACGAATGCCACCTGCAACAGCTACAACACCACGCTGGTCGCCTGCAGTCTGGGCAACCCCATGCTGCGTGGCACCACCACCTTCGTGACCATTCGCTTCCAGCCGAAGGGACTGGAGCCCAGCGAGAAGTCCATGCTGTTCCACATCTTTGCGAACACCACCTCCAAGCTGGTGGGACGCGAGCGCCCCGAACGGGACCTCCTGGTGCACGTGGTGCGCCGGGCGAAGCTGAACTTCCGCGGTTGGGCCATTCCGGAACAGAGTTTCTACAGTGGATCGATTGCGGAGGCTAGTCCGTCATCAGGTAGCGCCGCCTCCGAGGTCGAGGGTCACGGTCCCATGGGCATGGACGATGTGGGCTCCCAGGTGCATCACATGTTCACCATCTTCAACGAGGGACCCTCGACGGCGCCCAAGGTCCAAATGGTGATCCACTGGCCGTACTCCCTGTACAGTGACCCCCAGAGCGGGCGACAGCTTCAGTACCTGCTGTATCTGGAGCAGATACCCACCGTGGAGGTCAGCCAGGGCGAGTGCCACGTGGCCAAGGAGTATGTGAATCCCCTGAACTTGACCAGTGGCTCGAGGGAGAATCCGGCCTACCTGAGCGCCCCGGCCCAGATGAGGATGTTCCCCTCGCAGTCCCGTCATCCGTTCAACAAGAGCATCATCCACTCGCAGCGGTCCTACTTTTCCAGCAGCCATCGGGAGGAGCATGCGGAGGACTCGCAGGCACCCCGAAACCGAGTGCGTCGCAATTTCCTGGAACGAGTCACCCGCCTGGAGAGGCTGATGTACGATCCCGAGAGCGCCAGTGCGGCGGCATCCAGTGGCAAGAAGCAGGACATCGTGGAGCTGGACTGCAACAAGGGCACGACAAACTGCGTACGCATCGAGTGCGACATCCTGAACATGCCCGCCCTGTCCGAGGCCCAGGTGGTGGTGAAGGCCCGCCTCTGGAACTCCACGCTGGTCAGCGAGTATCCCCGGGTGGAGCGGGTCAGGATATTCTCCACGGCCACGGCCCAAATACCCGAGGACTATGGCGTCGAGGTCATGGAGCACAACAACATAGAG GTGGAGACGCGTGCCTATCCGGAGTTGAGGAACCAGCAGCTCGACACCTCGATACCCTGGCTGATCATCATCCTAGGCATCGTGGGCGGACTGCTGCTCCTGGCGCTGTTCACCTATCTGCTGTGGAAGTGCGGCTTCTTCAAGCGCATCCGACCCACCGATCCGACGCTCAGCGGCAATCTGGAGAAGATGAACGAGGAGAAGCCCTTCCTGGCGCCAGCGAAGAACTCGCATCACGTTTTCTAA
- the LOC108033065 gene encoding uncharacterized protein LOC108033065: MSDESSQSGSGSENGQGPEEDVEQARTRSSSEELRSNEWLSLHDFPPGSDDHLLSIFSRFCSMTAYRKRKKGLELRFASAEHLQRGVLMAKRLVVGQLQIRWHLGRLEDDPAGQPNPRKGRNPAPGGLSVFSKLRRAFSNYFQ; this comes from the coding sequence ATGTCCGACGAGAGTTCGCAGAGCGGAAGCGGAAGTGAGAACGGGCAGGGGCCGGAGGAGGATGTGGAGCAGGCCAGGACCAGGAGCTCGTCGGAGGAGCTGCGTAGCAACGAGTGGCTGAGCCTGCACGACTTTCCGCCCGGCAGCGACGACCACTTGCTGTCCATCTTCTCGCGATTCTGCTCGATGACCGCCTACCGCAAGAGGAAGAAGGGCCTGGAGCTGCGCTTCGCCTCCGCGGAGCACCTGCAGCGGGGCGTTCTGATGGCCAAGCGCCTGGTGGTGGGCCAGCTGCAGATCCGCTGGCACTTGGGCCGCCTCGAGGACGACCCTGCTGGTCAACCCAATCCTCGAAAGGGGCGGAACCCGGCGCCAGGCGGACTCAGTGTCTTCAGCAAGTTGCGCAGGGCCTTCTCAAACTACTTTCAGTGA